Within the Cyanobacteriota bacterium genome, the region GCCTTATCCATCTCTCACCGCAGCATGACTTAAGATAGGTTACATACATTAGGAACATGATCCTGAGGGCCTGATCTTGAGACTATTAGGAATCGCTAGCCGGTTGCGTTTATGGTAGATCATGACACCACGGTGCCTTCTGTATTGCCACCGTTGACCACAGAAACGATTTGGGCAATTCTTCACGATGAGATTGATGATGCTACAGCAAACCAATTGGTGTGGCACTGCCTAGGCTATCGCTACGACTCTGACCACGATCGCTGGGACAGTAGTGCTGTTTCTCCAGCTTGGTGTAGTGATTACCCTAATCCTCCAGATTTTATTGCTAGCCGTCCAGCCACTGTAAAGTTAACCCGCTCTATTCCCCCTGCCCACAAACAGTTGTTGAAGGAGAAACTAGGTTTTCAGGGGTATAAGGTCGGGGAACTGGTGCCCCGGCTGACTCGTCGAGCAACCATAGCAAACTGGCTACTGAGCTATCTGCAATCCCAGGAAACCTCACCTCAAAATCTGTAGATTTGTAAGGTAGCCTAGACTTAGTGATCAACTTCTGCACTGTGGCGGAACAGCCCTCTAAATGACTCACCCATGTTGACCATATTCAACCTGTTGCAGCTATGACTACTTCACCAAGGAAGAAACCTGTTGCGGTTTGGCAGCGTGCCTTTGCTTATATCATCCCCATGATGTTGGGAGCAGGGCTAGTTGTGGTTGGCGATCGCTACTTGATCCCTAACCCAGCAAAACCTTCGGTTACGGCTCAAGTTTTGCCTGTGGCACCTGACAGCACCAACTTTATTGCTGCGGCTGTAGAGCGCACGGGGCCTGCTGTGGTGCGAATCAATGCATCTCGCACAGTGACCACTCGCGTACCCGATGTTTTTAATGATCCTTTCTTCCGGGAATTTTTTGGGTTTGACCCGTCAATGC harbors:
- a CDS encoding DUF1823 family protein; translation: MVDHDTTVPSVLPPLTTETIWAILHDEIDDATANQLVWHCLGYRYDSDHDRWDSSAVSPAWCSDYPNPPDFIASRPATVKLTRSIPPAHKQLLKEKLGFQGYKVGELVPRLTRRATIANWLLSYLQSQETSPQNL